One Purpureocillium takamizusanense chromosome 1, complete sequence genomic window carries:
- a CDS encoding uncharacterized protein (EggNog:ENOG503NZRJ~COG:J~COG:O), with the protein MAAPSAFSYAQAAKGHNTLPSAATSANQAVQPQASERASSTTKPSTAAESTAKSSEPTRTAEPAAPAAERQELDSNLGSESDMRSDATAEKRSESKRDDDAGRLDRPWRRTDKSTRSSSTATRSVDEQDSRKPRKNKKTKATDKQPGDQAAETEKEQEAVPEPPKIELSEAPIPSVNIWHQRKEAHLAKAKPATAASEVVTNGEPAPVPGEDTKKVVKPTAETSPAREAATVATTNGTKPPRKATDAPRAERNGSRGSRVAEKDAKESKTELPPPVDDSSSWPTPETAVKEEKKKPVTATVDRQEKEVKDAQDDASQAKPRQKEKWVAYDYVPSVSFETQIPQMRNSKPRGGARGANSTRSPAGAAVADKTAAAAPTAKSGESRDRARESSGASTRAASLPPTAKRASMDLSNAKDQKKAPGHAPGEKTKDAASAHQSEQSGARDRHDGRAERGRGAFRGRGGHHSINSTHSQHQHNGSAYASGSMTSRPQGPYSPPPRQGGHNQMFMPPPQRGGRGRNAAGANFHHRMSLPNGATRPPTVQTQFGPYDFPMAPLSAMPFQAPYWDSVVMQMLKSQIEYYFSIENLCKDMYLRKRMDSQGFVNLHFVAAFKRIRELTSDMGMIRAVCEASVELDYVVGEDEIERLRRRSNWQTFVLPLEERDDLVRVNGPSHITFKNRPYAFGAFSGMAPAPYGVSPPLGYNPQGDLQFQQLPDRHGVVNGMVNGSAGGHGAPTQLSAEVPDFSPSGLTAAGGPVMAAAADKAAVDAGSEAKVNAETSTKALPNGIHSAEFTGGAQS; encoded by the exons ATGGCGGCTCCCTCAGCGTTCTCCTACGCCCAAGCGGCCAAGGGACACAACACACTCCCTTCAGCCGCGACTTCTGCAAACCAAGCCGTTCAGCCTCAGGCCTCTGAGCGGGCCTCTTCTACGACCAAACCCTCGACGGCTGCCGAGAGCACCGCCAAATCTTCCGAGCCAACCCGCACAGCCGAGCCTGCCGCTCCGGCTGCCGAGCGGCAGGAGCTCGATTCCAACCTTGGCTCCGAGAGCGATATGCGATCCGACGCGACCGCCGAGAAGCGGTCCGAGTCTAAGcgggatgacgacgccggccggTTAGATCGACCTTGGCGGAGGACCGACAAGAGCACgcggtcgtcgagcacggcgacgcggtcggTGGACGAGCAAGATTCGCGGAAGCCCCGAAAGAATAAGAAGACCAAGGCGACGGACAAGCAGCCCGGCGACCAAGCAGCGGAGACCGAGAAGGAGCAGGAAGCAGTTCCTGAGCCTCCCAAGATTGAACTCTCCGAAGCCCCGATCCCTTCTGTCAACATTTGGCACCAGCGAAAGGAGGCACACCTAGCCAAGGCCAAGCCGGCCACCGCTGCCAGCGAGGTGGTCACCAACGGCGAGCCCGCACCCGTTCCCGGAGAGGATACCAAGAAGGTCGTCAAGCCCACTGCGGAGACGTCTCCCGCACGCGAAGCGGCTACCGTCGCTACGACAAATGGCACCAAGCCACCCAGAAAGGCCACCGATGCCCCCCGCGCCGAGCGGAACGGCAGCCGAGGCTCCAGAGTGGCCGAGAAGGACGCCAAGGAGAGCAAGACTGAGCTCCCACCTCCCGTCGACGACTCTTCTTCCTGGCCCACGCCAGAGACCGCCGTaaaggaggagaagaagaagccggtGACGGCTACCGTCGACCGTCAAGAAAAGGAGGTCAAGGATGCTCAGGACGATGCCTCCCAGGCTAAGCCACGCCAGAAGGAGAAGTGGGTGGCGTACGACTACGTGCCCTCGGTGAGCTTCGAGACACAGATTCCCCAGATGCGCAACTCGAAGCCCCGGGGTGGTGCCCGCGGTGCCAACTCGACCCGTTCCCCAGCTGgggccgctgtcgccgataaaacggccgccgcggcacccACGGCGAAGAGTGGCGAGTCGAGAGACAGAGCCCGCGAGTCTAGCGGTGCTTCCACCAGGGCTGCTTCTCTGCCGCCCACCGCGAAGCGCGCATCAATGGACTTGAGCAATGCCAAGGACCAAAAGAAGGCGCCAGGTCACGCTCCCGGAGAGAAGACCAAGGACGCTGCCTCTGCCCATCAATCC GAACAATCTGGTGCCCGCGACCGCCACGATGGCCGCGCCGAGCGTGGTCGAGGTGCATTCCGCGGTAGGGGCGGCCACCACTCCATCAACTCGACGCACTCGCAACACCAACACAACGGCTCCGCCTACGCATCTGGATCGATGACCTCGCGGCCTCAGGGCCCAtacagcccgccgccgaggcaagGTGGCCACAACCAGATGTTTATGCCGCCCCCTCAGAGGGGCGGTCGGGGTCGCAatgctgccggcgccaacTTTCACCACCGCATGTCCCTGCCCAACGGCGCCACGCGACCGCCGACTGTTCAGACTCAGTTCGGACCCTACGACTTCCCCATGGCTCCCCTGTCTGCCATGCCCTTCCAGGCGCCGTATTGGGACAGCGTGGTCATGCAGATGCTCAAGAGCCAGATCGAGTACTATTTCTCGATTGAAAACCTGTGCAAGGACATGTACCTCCGGAAACGCATGGATAGCCAGGGCTTCGTGAACCTGCACTTTGTCGCGGCGTTCAAGCGCATAAGAGAGCTTACGTCGGACATGGGAATGATTCGCGCCGTCTGCGAGGCGTCGGTCGAGCTGGACTACGTTGTTGGCGAGGATGAGATTGAGCGTCTGCGCAGACGCTCCAACTGGCAGACTTTCGTCTTACCGCTCGAGGAGCGGGACGACTTGGTTCGGGTCAACGGACCCTCGCACATCACCTTCAAGAACCGACCGTACGCTTTTGGGGCATTCAGCGGCatggcgcccgcgccgtACGGAGTCTCGCCGCCTCTTGGGTACAACCCCCAGGGCGATCTTCAGTTCCAGCAGCTCCCCGACCGACATGGGGTGGTGAATGGCATGGTCAACggcagcgcaggcggccacggcgcgcccaCGCAACTGTCGGCAGAGGTGCCCGACTTTTCCCCGTCGGGTCTGACTGCGGCTGGAGGTCCGGtcatggcggcagcggccgacAAGGCTGCTGTCGAtgcgggcagcgaggccaaggtcaaCGCGGAGACGTCGACAAAGGCTTTGCCGAACGGCATTCACTCTGCAGAATTCACAGGAGGTGCCCAGTCGTAA
- the SFT2 gene encoding protein transport protein sft2 (EggNog:ENOG503NXSF~TransMembrane:4 (o81-105i112-134o146-164i171-188o)~COG:U) codes for MTSNSFRDSISSLGWSRRENDEPVTTSQPSGLMASIKNLNPFQDRGYLRLPTTENAGAPLPAPTRREEEEGWFVLSRWDRLLIFGACNLAALACFVICFTLFPVLSLRPRKFVILWSVGSVLFLASFAAVMGPLNYMYHLLSAPRLPFTAAYFGSIFMTLLFAIKLQSTILTLLSAVAQLACLLWYLVSYFPMGASGLRLAASFGTRQATAWMSG; via the exons ATGACCTCCAACTCGTTCCGCGACTCCATCAGCTCGCTGGGCTGGAGCCGGCGCGAAAACGATGAGCCCGTCACCACGTCGCAGCCCTCGGGCCTCATGGCGTCCATCAAGAACCTGAACCCGTTCCAAGACCGTGGGTACCTGCGCTTGCCGACGACTGAGAACGCCGGGGCACCTCTGCCGGCACCAACCcggcgcgaggaggaggagggctggTTCGTTC TCAGTAGATGGGACCGTTTGCTGATCTTTGGGGCCTgcaacctcgccgccctcgcctgctTCGTCATATGCTTCACTCTGTTTCCGGTTCTATCGCTCCGGCCGCGCAAGTTCGTCATACT ATGGTCCGTCGGGTCGGTCCTGTTTCTGGCCTCCTTCGCGGCGGTCATGGGTCCTCTCAACTACATGTACCACCTCCTATCGGCTCCGAGACTCCCTTTTACGGCGGCCTACTTTGGGTCCATCTTCATGACGCTGCTCTTCGCGATCAAG CTTCAAAGCACCATCCTCACCCTCTTGTCCGCTGTGGCGCAGCTCGCCTGCCTGCTCTGGTATCTGGTCAGTTACTTCCCCATGGGCGCGTCAGGACTGCGGTTGGCCGCGTCGTTTGGAACTAGGCAGGCCACGGCGTGGATGTCTGGGTGA
- the SFT2 gene encoding protein transport protein sft2, variant 2 (EggNog:ENOG503NXSF~TransMembrane:3 (o81-105i112-134o146-166i)~COG:U) → MTSNSFRDSISSLGWSRRENDEPVTTSQPSGLMASIKNLNPFQDRGYLRLPTTENAGAPLPAPTRREEEEGWFVLSRWDRLLIFGACNLAALACFVICFTLFPVLSLRPRKFVILWSVGSVLFLASFAAVMGPLNYMYHLLSAPRLPFTAAYFGSIFMTLLFAIKVSPAPVHARSRGVPSQTGILFLTPHAASKHHPHPLVRCGAARLPALVSGQLLPHGRVRTAVGRVVWN, encoded by the exons ATGACCTCCAACTCGTTCCGCGACTCCATCAGCTCGCTGGGCTGGAGCCGGCGCGAAAACGATGAGCCCGTCACCACGTCGCAGCCCTCGGGCCTCATGGCGTCCATCAAGAACCTGAACCCGTTCCAAGACCGTGGGTACCTGCGCTTGCCGACGACTGAGAACGCCGGGGCACCTCTGCCGGCACCAACCcggcgcgaggaggaggagggctggTTCGTTC TCAGTAGATGGGACCGTTTGCTGATCTTTGGGGCCTgcaacctcgccgccctcgcctgctTCGTCATATGCTTCACTCTGTTTCCGGTTCTATCGCTCCGGCCGCGCAAGTTCGTCATACT ATGGTCCGTCGGGTCGGTCCTGTTTCTGGCCTCCTTCGCGGCGGTCATGGGTCCTCTCAACTACATGTACCACCTCCTATCGGCTCCGAGACTCCCTTTTACGGCGGCCTACTTTGGGTCCATCTTCATGACGCTGCTCTTCGCGATCAAGGTGAGTCCGGCCCCAGTCCATGCGCGATCACGAGGCGTGCCTAGCCAGACAGGAATACTATTTCTGACCCCCCACGCAGCTTCAAAGCACCATCCTCACCCTCTTGTCCGCTGTGGCGCAGCTCGCCTGCCTGCTCTGGTATCTGGTCAGTTACTTCCCCATGGGCGCGTCAGGACTGCGGTTGGCCGCGTCGTTTGGAACTAG